CCCCCGCGTTCTGGGTGGTCTCGGCACTGCCATCATTTCCACGTCCAAAGGTGTCATGACCGATCGCGATGCCCGCATTGCCGGCGTCGGCGGCGAGGTCCTGGCATACGTCTGGTAAGAACCGAGAAAGGAGCAATCGCATGTCGCGTATTGGCAAGCTGCCCGTTCCGGTTCCCGCCGGAGTCGAGGTAAAGATCGACGGCAACACCGTTACCGTCAAGGGTCCCAAGGGTGAACTCACCCAGACCTTCAACGAGAATATGGCCATCAGCCTGGGCGAGGACGGCTCCATCGTCGTCGAGCGCCCCAACGATGCACGCGAGAATCGCGCGATGCATGGCCTGACCCGTTCTCTCATCAACAACATGGTCATTGGCGTGAGCGAGGGCTATTCCAAGACGCTCGAGCTCGTCGGCGTTGGCTATCGTGCCGCACTCAAGGGTGGCAAGCTCGAGATGACGCTCGGCTTCTCGCATCCTGTCGTCGTCGATGCCATCGACGGCATCACGTTCGAGTGCCCCGAGCCCACGATCATCAACATCAGTGGCATTGACAAGCAGCTGGTTGGCCAGGTCGCCGCGGACATCCGCGCGTACCGCAAGCCCGAGCCGTACAAGGGCAAGGGCATTCGCTACCAGGGCGAGCATATCCGCCGCAAAGAGGGCAAGGCTGCCAAGTAGTAAACGTACGCCGGTCGTTGCGCCGGTTAATTACAAGGAGAACGGTTCAGTATGGATAAGCTCAAGGCAAAGAAGGCGAAACTGCAACGTCGCCAGCGCCGTGTGCGTGGCAAGGTTTCGGGTACGTCCGAGCGCCCGCGCCTGCGCGTGACGCGTTCCAATTCCAACATCTACGCTCAGGTCATCGACGATGTCGCTGCTGTCACGCTGGCAA
This window of the Coriobacteriaceae bacterium genome carries:
- the rplF gene encoding 50S ribosomal protein L6, which encodes MSRIGKLPVPVPAGVEVKIDGNTVTVKGPKGELTQTFNENMAISLGEDGSIVVERPNDARENRAMHGLTRSLINNMVIGVSEGYSKTLELVGVGYRAALKGGKLEMTLGFSHPVVVDAIDGITFECPEPTIINISGIDKQLVGQVAADIRAYRKPEPYKGKGIRYQGEHIRRKEGKAAK